The Watersipora subatra chromosome 1, tzWatSuba1.1, whole genome shotgun sequence genome has a window encoding:
- the LOC137385701 gene encoding mitochondrial inner membrane m-AAA protease component AFG3L2-like isoform X2, with the protein MSRLLHFPKLCRLCGVSTGTRITRHHILTLQKLCSNADCFHRHYATDPKEPKKGDNSDKNFFDWLKEKLKDMEKMDQSQEQKKSVSDKKSSPRTDESQSSKQQDWQGQLSSMMGGGGRQEIPTRSLWALGLSFGLVLALLMREDYREISFKQFVAEYLTSGKIDELVVVNKNYVEVKFAPGIKESTPYFYIGSPSGFEKKLDEAMEDLHFPADKYINIIYRERWQWNDLANYLPTLIVTGIILYGFFKSRQAVKGGGSGPGGGFFGGVTQSKANIVNKELITTKFKEVAGCEEAKLEIMEFVNFLKNPDQYTNLGAKIPKGAILTGPPGTGKTLLAKATAGEANVPFISVSGSEFLEMFVGVGSSRVRDMFKKARENNPCILFIDEIDAIGRKRTGRNFGNSEQENTLNQLLVEMDGFNTQSGVVILAATNRIDVLDPALLRPGRFDRQIFVPAPDIKGRASIFKVHLHNLKTSLDKNVLARKLAAATPGFSGADIANICNEAALIAARDNQTSINDSNFEQAVERVVAGLEKKTQVLGPEEKKTVAYHEAGHAVAGWYLEHADPLLKVSIIPRGKGLGYAQYLPKENYLYTTEQLLDRMCMTLGGRVSEEIFFNRITTGAQDDLEKITQSAYSQVTRFGMSARIGNISFRPPQQGEMVVDKPYSEQTAKVIDEEVQLIVKGAYLRTKQLLTERKAEVELVAKKLLEKEKIDKADMEELLGKRPFAEKTTYEEFVEGTGSFEEKTDLPEGLKDWNKEKPSRKTEESAEA; encoded by the exons ATGTCGAGGTTGTTACATTTTCCAAAACTCTGCAGGTTATGTGGAGTTTCTACCGGCACAAGAATTACGCGGCATCATATATTGACGTTACAG AAACTGTGTAGCAATGCAGACTGCTTTCACAGACACTATGCAACGGACCCTAAAGAACCAAAGAAAGGTGACAACTCCGACAAAAACTTTTTCGATTGGTTGAAGGAAAAACTAAAAG ATATGGAAAAAATGGACCAATCACAAGAACAGAAAAAATCAGTGTCAGATAAAAAAAGCTCACCACGTACAGATGAATCTCAATCTAGCAAACAGCAGGATTGGCAGGGACAGCTTTCTTCAATGATGGG AGGTGGTGGGAGGCAAGAGATTCCTACACGCAGTCTGTGGGCTTTAGGACTTAGCTTTGGTCTTGTATTAGCTCTCTTAATGCGGGAGGACTATAGAGAAATATCTTTCAAACAGTTTGTGGCTGAATATCTCACCAGTGGTAAG ATCGATGAACTTGTAGTGGTGAACAAGAACTATGTTGAAGTCAAGTTTGCTCCTGGTATCAAGGAGAGT ACTCCTTATTTTTACATCGGATCACCTAGTGGATTTGAGAAGAAACTCGATGAAGCAATGGAAGACTTGCATTTTCCAGCTGATAAATATATCAACATTATATACAGAGAGAGATGGCAGTG GAATGATCTGGCAAATTATCTTCCAACTCTTATTGTCACTGGTATCATTCTGTATGGCTTTTTCAAG AGTCGGCAGGCAGTCAAGGGTGGAGGAAGCGGACCTGGAGGAGGTTTCTTTGGAGGCGTTACCCAGTCTAAGGCTAACATAGTAAATAAGGAACTCATCACTACCAAGTTCAA AGAAGTGGCTGGCTGTGAAGAAGCAAAGTTAGAGATTATGGAGTTTGTTAACTTTCTTAAAAATCCAGATCAGTACACAAATCTTGGAGCAAAGATTCCCAAAG GGGCTATACTGACAGGCCCGCCTGGCACAGGCAAGACTCTGCTAGCCAAAGCTACAGCAGGTGAAGCAAATGTTCCATTTATATCCGTCTCTGGTTCTGAGTTTTTAGAGATGTTTGTGGGAGTCGGCTCTTCACGG GTGAGGGATATGTTTAAGAAAGCGAGAGAAAACAACCCATGTATTTTATTCATAGACGAGATCGATGCCATTGGTCGAAAGAGAACAGGACGCAATTTTG GCAATAGTGAACAAGAAAACACCCTCAATCAACTGCTAGTGGAGATGGATGGGTTCAATACACAGTCGGGAGTTGTCATCCTTGCTGCTACTAACAG AATTGATGTACTCGATCCAGCACTTCTCCGTCCAGGCAGATTTGATCGACAGATATTTGTACCAGCGCCAGACATCAAAGGTCGTGCATCCATATTCAAAGTGCATCTCCACAATCTGAAGACTAGTCTTGATAAGAACGTCTTGGCCAGAAAGTTGGCCGCCGCAACTCCTGGTTTTTCAG GTGCTGACATTGCTAACATCTGCAATGAAGCAGCCCTAATAGCGGCGCGAGACAACCAAACTAGTATAAATGATTCTAATTTTGAGCAGGCTGTGGAAAGGGTGGTTGCAG GTTTGGAAAAGAAGACACAAGTTTTAGGTCCAGAGGAAAAGAAGACAGTGGCTTATCACGAAGCAGGTCATGCTGTCGCTGGCTGGTATTTAGAGCACGCTGACCCACTGCTGAAAGTCTCTATTATACCTCGAGGAAAAGGTCTTGGCTACGCACAGTACCTACCTAAGGAGAACTACCTCTACACCACAGAACAA CTGTTAGATAGGATGTGCATGACCCTAGGTGGTCGTGTTTCTGAGGAGATATTCTTCAACAGAATAACAACTGGTGCTCAAGATGACCTTGAAAAGATCACACAAAGTGCATACTCTCAG GTCACACGGTTTGGAATGAGTGCGCGGATTGGCAACATCTCCTTTCGACCACCACAACAGGGAGAGATGGTTGTGGACAAGCCTTACAGTGAGCAAACTGCTAAGGTTATCGATGAAGAGGTACAACTCATTGTGAAAGGAGCATACCTTAGGACAAAACAGCTTCTCACTGAAAGAAAGGCTGAGGTGGAACTG GTTGCTAAGAAACTGCtcgaaaaagaaaaaattgacaAGGCAGATATGGAGGAGTTGCTTGGAAAACGACCATTCGCAGAGAAGACTACTTACGAGGAGTTTGTTGAAGGAACTG GTTCATTTGAGGAAAAGACAGATTTACCAGAAGGACTAAAGGATTGGAACAAGGAGAAACCTTCACGTAAAACGGAAGAGAGCGCTGaggcatag
- the LOC137385701 gene encoding mitochondrial inner membrane m-AAA protease component AFG3L2-like isoform X1, translating to MSRLLHFPKLCRLCGVSTGTRITRHHILTLQKLCSNADCFHRHYATDPKEPKKGDNSDKNFFDWLKEKLKDMEKMDQSQEQKKSVSDKKSSPRTDESQSSKQQDWQGQLSSMMGGGGRQEIPTRSLWALGLSFGLVLALLMREDYREISFKQFVAEYLTSGKIDELVVVNKNYVEVKFAPGIKESTPYFYIGSPSGFEKKLDEAMEDLHFPADKYINIIYRERWQWNDLANYLPTLIVTGIILYGFFKSRQAVKGGGSGPGGGFFGGVTQSKANIVNKELITTKFKEVAGCEEAKLEIMEFVNFLKNPDQYTNLGAKIPKGAILTGPPGTGKTLLAKATAGEANVPFISVSGSEFLEMFVGVGSSRVRDMFKKARENNPCILFIDEIDAIGRKRTGRNFGGNSEQENTLNQLLVEMDGFNTQSGVVILAATNRIDVLDPALLRPGRFDRQIFVPAPDIKGRASIFKVHLHNLKTSLDKNVLARKLAAATPGFSGADIANICNEAALIAARDNQTSINDSNFEQAVERVVAGLEKKTQVLGPEEKKTVAYHEAGHAVAGWYLEHADPLLKVSIIPRGKGLGYAQYLPKENYLYTTEQLLDRMCMTLGGRVSEEIFFNRITTGAQDDLEKITQSAYSQVTRFGMSARIGNISFRPPQQGEMVVDKPYSEQTAKVIDEEVQLIVKGAYLRTKQLLTERKAEVELVAKKLLEKEKIDKADMEELLGKRPFAEKTTYEEFVEGTGSFEEKTDLPEGLKDWNKEKPSRKTEESAEA from the exons ATGTCGAGGTTGTTACATTTTCCAAAACTCTGCAGGTTATGTGGAGTTTCTACCGGCACAAGAATTACGCGGCATCATATATTGACGTTACAG AAACTGTGTAGCAATGCAGACTGCTTTCACAGACACTATGCAACGGACCCTAAAGAACCAAAGAAAGGTGACAACTCCGACAAAAACTTTTTCGATTGGTTGAAGGAAAAACTAAAAG ATATGGAAAAAATGGACCAATCACAAGAACAGAAAAAATCAGTGTCAGATAAAAAAAGCTCACCACGTACAGATGAATCTCAATCTAGCAAACAGCAGGATTGGCAGGGACAGCTTTCTTCAATGATGGG AGGTGGTGGGAGGCAAGAGATTCCTACACGCAGTCTGTGGGCTTTAGGACTTAGCTTTGGTCTTGTATTAGCTCTCTTAATGCGGGAGGACTATAGAGAAATATCTTTCAAACAGTTTGTGGCTGAATATCTCACCAGTGGTAAG ATCGATGAACTTGTAGTGGTGAACAAGAACTATGTTGAAGTCAAGTTTGCTCCTGGTATCAAGGAGAGT ACTCCTTATTTTTACATCGGATCACCTAGTGGATTTGAGAAGAAACTCGATGAAGCAATGGAAGACTTGCATTTTCCAGCTGATAAATATATCAACATTATATACAGAGAGAGATGGCAGTG GAATGATCTGGCAAATTATCTTCCAACTCTTATTGTCACTGGTATCATTCTGTATGGCTTTTTCAAG AGTCGGCAGGCAGTCAAGGGTGGAGGAAGCGGACCTGGAGGAGGTTTCTTTGGAGGCGTTACCCAGTCTAAGGCTAACATAGTAAATAAGGAACTCATCACTACCAAGTTCAA AGAAGTGGCTGGCTGTGAAGAAGCAAAGTTAGAGATTATGGAGTTTGTTAACTTTCTTAAAAATCCAGATCAGTACACAAATCTTGGAGCAAAGATTCCCAAAG GGGCTATACTGACAGGCCCGCCTGGCACAGGCAAGACTCTGCTAGCCAAAGCTACAGCAGGTGAAGCAAATGTTCCATTTATATCCGTCTCTGGTTCTGAGTTTTTAGAGATGTTTGTGGGAGTCGGCTCTTCACGG GTGAGGGATATGTTTAAGAAAGCGAGAGAAAACAACCCATGTATTTTATTCATAGACGAGATCGATGCCATTGGTCGAAAGAGAACAGGACGCAATTTTG GAGGCAATAGTGAACAAGAAAACACCCTCAATCAACTGCTAGTGGAGATGGATGGGTTCAATACACAGTCGGGAGTTGTCATCCTTGCTGCTACTAACAG AATTGATGTACTCGATCCAGCACTTCTCCGTCCAGGCAGATTTGATCGACAGATATTTGTACCAGCGCCAGACATCAAAGGTCGTGCATCCATATTCAAAGTGCATCTCCACAATCTGAAGACTAGTCTTGATAAGAACGTCTTGGCCAGAAAGTTGGCCGCCGCAACTCCTGGTTTTTCAG GTGCTGACATTGCTAACATCTGCAATGAAGCAGCCCTAATAGCGGCGCGAGACAACCAAACTAGTATAAATGATTCTAATTTTGAGCAGGCTGTGGAAAGGGTGGTTGCAG GTTTGGAAAAGAAGACACAAGTTTTAGGTCCAGAGGAAAAGAAGACAGTGGCTTATCACGAAGCAGGTCATGCTGTCGCTGGCTGGTATTTAGAGCACGCTGACCCACTGCTGAAAGTCTCTATTATACCTCGAGGAAAAGGTCTTGGCTACGCACAGTACCTACCTAAGGAGAACTACCTCTACACCACAGAACAA CTGTTAGATAGGATGTGCATGACCCTAGGTGGTCGTGTTTCTGAGGAGATATTCTTCAACAGAATAACAACTGGTGCTCAAGATGACCTTGAAAAGATCACACAAAGTGCATACTCTCAG GTCACACGGTTTGGAATGAGTGCGCGGATTGGCAACATCTCCTTTCGACCACCACAACAGGGAGAGATGGTTGTGGACAAGCCTTACAGTGAGCAAACTGCTAAGGTTATCGATGAAGAGGTACAACTCATTGTGAAAGGAGCATACCTTAGGACAAAACAGCTTCTCACTGAAAGAAAGGCTGAGGTGGAACTG GTTGCTAAGAAACTGCtcgaaaaagaaaaaattgacaAGGCAGATATGGAGGAGTTGCTTGGAAAACGACCATTCGCAGAGAAGACTACTTACGAGGAGTTTGTTGAAGGAACTG GTTCATTTGAGGAAAAGACAGATTTACCAGAAGGACTAAAGGATTGGAACAAGGAGAAACCTTCACGTAAAACGGAAGAGAGCGCTGaggcatag